The genomic interval AGCGCGGCCGTCCCTCGGTGACGTACACGTCGAGGTGGGCGCCGTCGCGGGCGGCCATCTCGATGGCCTCCAGCAGCGTCGAGGAGTAGTCGTGGGTGAGGACCGTCATGCCGTCCTCCAGTCGCTCGGCGGCGGCCGCCGCGGCGCGTTCCTTCCCGGTCTCGACCTCCGCGACGACGGCCGCGATGACCTCCTCGGTGCGCTCCTTCGCCGCCGCGACGTCCGTGCCGCCCGTCTCGCCGACGGCCTCGACGATCTCGCGCTGGGTCGTGTGGAGGGTCGCGTGGGAGGGGTTCGCCCGCCGGAGGGCGTTGGAGTTCCGTTCGAGGTCGCGGACGTACTCCTCGACGGTCGGGTAGTCGCGGTCGAACAGTTCGCGGAGCGCCTCGGCGGCCTTCACGGCAACCACCGAGGAGGAGTGGGTCTGCATCCCCTCTATCTCCGCGACGGTCTCGTCTATCATACCGGGCGGTCGCCCGGGCCGGGCAAAGTCCTTCCGGGCCGGTCCGCTCAAGCGTCCGCGCCCCGTACCGGGGGTATGGTCGGTGTCACCTACTACTGCCCGCGGTGTGAGACCGTCGCGGAACTCGAACGCGACGCCTACCTCGCGGACAAGTGCGTCACCCCCCACCCGCTGGAGGGGTGGGAGTACGTCCCCGCCTACGAACTCGACGGCGAGACGGACCCGGGCGACCTCGCCGACGGCGTCGAACTCGTCTGCGGCGCGGCCGAGACTGACGGCGAAGGGTGTGGCGAACCGTACTACCTCTCGTTCGTGAAGTTCGCCGACGGCGAGGAACTCGACCCCCGAACGCCGACGGCGGACGCGAACTTCGATTTCCTCCGGCGGTAACCCTCACGGTTCTGCCCTGAAACCGCATCACGCGGCCGGGGCGAGTGAGAAGCTACTTAAGCGGCAAGGAGAACGCCACGGACATGGCTAACTGTCTCAACTGCGACTCCTACGTCTCCGAACAGTACGTGAAGGTGTTCGCCCCCGACGGCTTCGACAGCGTGCGCGTCTGCCCCCACTGCGAGGACAAGATGCGCGACGGCAACGACGTGCGCGAGGCGCGCGCCCCCCGCCAGCAGTAACCCCTCTCAGTTCCGCCCGCGGCCGACTACCCCTTGATGTTGCAGACGGGGAAGGTGCGCGCCACCTTGTCCCCGATGCCGAGCGCGTCCGAGACGCGAACCACCTCGTCCACGTCCTTGTAGACGCCGGGCGCCTCCTCCGCGATGGTCGCGCCCGAGGAGGCCTTCACGTACACCTTCTGACCCTCGCGCAGGCCGTCCTGCACGTCGCCGCCCCAGAACTCCTGTTTCGCCTGCGTCCGGGACATGAGCCGCCCCGCGCCGTGGGCCGTCGAGCCGAACGTCTCGGAGAGCGACGCCTCGCCGCCCGACAGCACGTACGACCCCGCGCCCATCGAGCCGGGGATGATGACCGGCTGGCCCGTGTCGCGGTACGCGGCCGGCACCTCGGGGTGGCCCGCCGGGAACGCCCGCGTCGCGCCCTTCCGGTGGACGTACAGCTCACGCTCGCCCGCGCTCGTCTCGTGGACCTCCTTCTTGGCGATGTTGTGCGCCACGTCGTACAACAGCTCCATCCCCATCTCCTCCCACGGGCGGTCGAACACGTCGGCGAACACCTCCCGCGTCCGGTGCATGATGAGCTGGCGGTTCACCCACGCGAAGTTGATGCAGGCGCACATCGCGCCGTAGTACCGCTCGGCGAGTTCGGAGCCGGCGGGGGCCGCGGCGAGTTCGCGGTCGGGGAGGTCCGCGAGCAGGTCAGCGTGCTCCTGCTCGATACGCCGGAGGTAGTCGTTACACGTCTGGTGGCCGAGCCCGCGCGACCCGCAGTGGATGAGGACGACCACCTGGTCTTCCGCGAGGCCGTACGCCTCGGCCGTCGCCGCGTCGAAGGTGTCCGTCACGCGCTGGACTTCGAGGAAGTGGTTCCCGGAGCCGAGGCTGCCGAGCTGGTTCCGCCCGCGGTCCTTCGCCTTCTGCGAGACGGCGTCGGGGTCGGCGTCGGGCCGGCGCCCCTCGTCCTCGCAGTGCGTGAGGTCGTCCTCGACGGCCCACCCCTCCTCCAGCGCCCACTCGACGCCGCGTTCGAGGACGGCCTCGACGGTCGGCGCGTCCCCCTGCACGACGCCGCCGCCGCCCAAGCCGGTCGGCACGGCGTCGAACAGCGCCTCCACGAGTTCCTCCTCGCGGCCGCGCACGTCGTCGTAGGTGAGGTCCGTCCGCATCATCCGGACGCCGCAGTTGATGTCGTACCCCACCGCGCCGGGCGAGATACAGCCGTTCTCCGCGTCGATGCCGGCGACGCCGCCGACGGGGAAGCCGTACCCCTGGTGGCCGTCGGGCATGCACAGCGCGTAGTCGGTCACGCCGGGGAGGTGGGTCGTGTTGCGGAGCTGTTCGAGCGTGCGGTCGTCGGCGATCTGCTCGAGCAGGGGGCGGGAGGCGAGGACGCGCGCCGGGACGCGCATGTCGCCCTCGGGGGGTATCTCCCAGACGAACTCGCGGACGCGCCGGAGCGTGACGTCGCCCGCCTCGAAGGTCTCGGTCATGCCTCGGAGTCCGCCGGCGCCGCCGGAATAGCTTTCGCTCGCTCCCGTCAGTCCCCGGTCGCGGCGGGGTCGCCTTCCGCGCGCCCCGCGTCCCCGCGGCTCGCGAGGCGGTCGGCGAGCAGGCGGTCCAGCGAGAGCGGGCCGGCCCCGAGGGTGAACACCGCGGAGGCGAGCCCGAACACGGAGACGTGGGCCAACACGGGGTCGTCGGGCAAGCCGAACAGCGTCGTCGTGAGGACGACGAAGGCGAGCGCCGCGCCGCCGCGGGTGAACAGCCCCGCGAGCAACAGCAGGCCGAGGCCGGCCTCCGTCAGCCCCGCCCCGACGACCCACATGCCCGGCTCGACGGGGACGACACCCGTCAGGCCGTACTTCTCGACCACGAGCGCGGCCCGCGCCGGGTCGAGCAGTTTCTGGGTGACGCCGAGGAAGACGAACGCCCCGCCGAGGCCAACGCGGAGCAGCGTCGGCAGGTAGCGGCGGGCAGGTATCAGCGCCGTCCGCACCCGGCGGGGCCACTCGCCGAGCGGGTCGATGCGGCGGTAGTAGGTCCCCTCCGCCTGCGCGACGCGGGCGAACATCTCGTCGGCGCTCGGGCGGCCGCCGCCGGTGAGGACGAGCGCCCCGAACAGCACGGGGTACTCCATCGCGAGCAGGAGGTCCGGCGCGACCGGGACGACCGTGAGCCACAACAGCGCCCCGACCGCGGCCGTCGCGCGGGTGAGAAAGCCCGTGAGGAGGGCGAACCCGACGCCGATGAGCAGGAGCCTGACGACCGGCGGGGCGACGAGCGGGGCGAGAACGTCGGGATAGGCGGCGGTCAGCGCCTCGCTGACGCTCCCAGTCGGGACCGCGGGCGAGAGGTAGTAGCCGGCGAAGCCGGCCCCGAGGGTGGGGAGTCCCACCGAGAGCCGGAGCATCCACGGCACGAGGTCGCGGTAGCCGTCGAGGGTGTCGGCGAGCACCGCGAGGTCCGGCACGCGGCCGCGGGCGTACGTCGCCCCGGCGAGCGCGAGCAGGGCCGCGAGCGTCCCCCCCGCGAGCAGCAGGGCGTTCGCCGGGTCGGACACGACCCCGAGGACGTACTCCAGGGCGTCGGCGGCCTCGGACGGCGGCGGCACGACGTAGTCGACGTGTGCCGGCTCGAAGGCGGACATACACGGGGCTACACCGCCCCGATTGGAAAACCCAGCGGCGCTACACGTCGAGAACGACGTAGGCGCGCCACCCCGACCCGACCCGCTCGACGGCCATCTCGGAGTAGGTGACGGCCTTCACCTCGCGGGCCGCGACGGCGTCGAGCGGGAGGCCGCGCGCGCTCGCCTCGACGACCCAGCGGTCGCCCGTCCCGGTCACCGCGGCCTCGTTGTCGCAGGGGAGGACGCCGCGCACGTCCCGCTCGTAGATCAGTTCGTCGAGGTACTCGAACAGCGCGGCCTCGCGGGACTCCGCCGCGACCCGGAGGTCGAAACGGTCGCCGCCGGCCGGGAGGTCGTCGGTCTGGGCGGCGGTCAGGCCGTCCGCGACCGCGGCGAACAGCGCCCCGAGGTCGGGGCCGGTCGCCTCGACGGCCACGTCGGCGGTGTGCTCGCGCAGGGCGAACGTCGTGTCACTCGTCATCGCGGCCCGACCGTTCGGCGGGGGTCCCGTCGGTCGGTTCGCGGGTCGCCTCGTCGCGGCCCGACGCCTCCGCTGGCGTCTCCTCGGTCGTCTCGCGCCGCTCGGAGTCGCGCCCGGCCTGTTCGGCGGGCACCGTCTCCGTCGCGTCGCGCCCGCCGTCGCGCTCGCGCTCGGCTATCTTCCCCGGCGTGTCGGAGTGCTCGGGCGAGACGGAGGCGTCGTACTCCTCGGTGTGGTCCTCGAAGCCGCTGTCGTCGTGGCGCACGTCGGGGGACTCCCGCTCGGGGGTCGTCTGCTGGTCGATGCGCTCGATGTGGCCGAGTTCGCGCATCTCCGACTCGCTGAGGCCGCGGAGTTCGGGAGTCTCCTCGCCGCCGATGGCGACCCCCGAGGTGACGATGGAACGGATACCCTGTTCGACGGTGAGGTCCACGTCGACGACGCGGTCCGTCGAGACGTGGATGACGAACCCGCCCATCACGGGGTTCGGAGCCATCGGCATGAACAGCGTCACCATGTCCTCGTGGCCGGTGTCGGTCTCGATGACGCCGGGCGTGTCCGCCGTCTTGAACGCGACCGTGTACGACCCCTTGCCCGGGTACTCGACCAGCTTCACCTCCTGGAAGCTGTCCGTGTCGGAGTCGAGCATTATCTCGGACATCTCGTTGAAGGAGGTGTAGACGGAGCCGATACCGGGGATGGCGGCCATCAGGTCGTCGAAGACGTCGCCCAGCTGTTCGCCGCGCTGGGAGTACTCGACGGCGAAGCCGATGACGAGGATGACGACGAGCAGCGCCGCCACCGTGACGGCCTCGATGAGCAGCGCCTGCGTGTCGGGGGCGACGAACGTGCTGTCCTGGATGGCGTTCGTCAGAGGGTTGAGCTGGTCGGAGATGGAGCCGAGAACGAAGTTGAGGATGAGCAGCGTCACCGCGAGCGGGAGGACGATGGCCGTGCCGGTGATGAGCGACCGGCGCACCGCCTGCCGCGGGCTGACGTCGGGGACCGGCCGCTCCTCGCCGTTCGACCCCTCGTCGGGCGAAGCGGGTGGCATGGTCGTCCCACTCCGCGCCGCGCCGAAAGCGTTCCGGCCGTGGCGTTGGAGTTATACTCGCCGGCCGAGTACCGCCCGTCAGTGAGTGCCACGATAGAACTGCGCGTCTTCGAGCGGGGGGACGACTCGCTCGTCGAGGACGCGTGGGCACTGAAGGAGCGCATCCGCCGCGAGGAGGGCGTGTTGCGCCAGCGCCGCGGCTTCTTCACCGACGCCTACCGGCGCTCGACCACCTACGCGCTCGTGGAGCGCGACCTGGACGGCGAGAACCTCGTCGGCTTCGCCTCGGTCCGCCGGGACGGGTACATCCTCTTTCTCGCCGTCGCCCCCGAACACCGCGGCGAGGGGTACGGCAAACACCTCGTCGCGGAGGTCGCGGACGACTACGGCGCCGTCACCTGCCACGCCCGGACGACGAACCGCAGCGCCGTCGCCTTCTACGAGGGCATCGGCTTCGAGATAGTCCGGCGCGTGGACGACTACTACGAGGACCGCGGCGACGCCTACTACCTGAAGCTGGGCGAGGAGTCGCTGTCGGAGAAGCTCTCCCGGTTCATCCGTCGGTGAGACCGAAGCGTTTTCGCCCGGGGGCGACCCCCGACTAGGCATGCAAGGCGGTTCCGCGGACATGACGCTCGCGTTCGAGCTGGAGGCGCTCAAACGGCTCGCGGACCCCGAGGCCGTCTTCGCCGACGCCCGGACGTGGAGCGAGTACGTCGGCGTGGTGAGCGACAAGCCCACCTACGTCGTGACCAACTTCACCCGGAAGAACCGCATCCGGCAGGACTTCTTCTCCGGCCCCCGCGGCAAGGCGGAGTCGCTGGAGAACGTCAAGCGCCAGTTCGAGACGGACCGCCACGTCCTCATCGGGACGACGGACGGCGACGACGAGGCCGTCGCCGAGGAGGTCGGCTGGGAGTTCCTCCCCGTCGAGCGAGCCGCCGAGGCCGCCGAGTGGGACCTCGGCGACCCGGAGACGACGCGCGCCGAGCGCGAGGGCGACGACGAACGCGACGACTGGCCGTAGATGGACGGCGCGACCGCCCTCGTCGAGGCCCTGCGCGAGCTCCGCGGCCGGGTCGGCGCGGCGCTCGCCGCGCTGTTCCTCGCCGTCGGCGTCGCCACGGTGGTCGCCCGCGAGACGCTGCTCGCGGCCGCCGTCGGGGACGCGACCCTCCGGCCCGCCCTCGTCGAGCAGTACCGCGCGCTCGGCGTCGACCCGGCGACCATCGAGGCGAACCTCGCGACGATGGGCGACACGCCGCTGGCGCTCGGGCTCTCGTACGGCGGCTCGCTCCTCCTCTTCCTCGCCGTCGCGCTCGTCGCCGAGTACGCCGCCGTCGTCGCGCTCCGGGCCGTGACCGGGGACGGTCTCCGCGCGGCCGCGACCCGGCGGGTCGGGCGGGCCGTCGCGGTCGGCTTCCTCGTCGGAGTCCTCGTGCGCGGGCTGGTCGCCGTCGGCCTCGCCGCGTTCGTCCTCCCCGGCGTGTTCCTCGCCGTCTCGCTGCTGTTCGCGCACGCGGCGATCGCGGTGGACGACGCCGGTCCCGTCGAGGCGCTCTCGACGGCGTGGGGGCTCGCCGCCGGTCGGCGGTTCGAGGTGCTCGGCGTCGTCTCGCTGCTGCTCGCGCTGTACCTCTCGCCGCGGCTGCTCGCCGCCACGGTCCCCGGCACGCCGGGGCTCCTGCTCGGCGGCGTCGCCATCGGCCTCGGGAACCTCCTGTCCGCCGGCGTCGTCGGCCGCGCCTACGTCGCCGCCCGCGACGGCATCGAGGGGGAGGGGAACGAGGACGGGGCCGACGACGCGGACCCCTACGACGCGCCGCTGGGGGCCGACGACCTGCCGGAGCCGGAGTGAGGTCCGAGAGCGGGTAGACGACCTTTTACGTCGCGCGCGACGATGGCGGGTATGGCGGAGCCACGCGTGCCGGGCGGCCGCGGCGAGGTCCTCGACCTGCCCTGCGGCGAGGAGAAGCGGGTCTACGACCTCGACATGGGACTGCGGGAGTTCGGCTGCGACTGCGGCGAGGACCACGCCGTCGTCGTCGACGTCCATCCCCTGTCGCGGTTCGTCCCCGAGTTCCTCGTCGATACCCTCCGGGCGACGGTGGAGACGACCGGCGAGCGGGAGTTCTCCATGACCCACCTCATGGGCATCGTGCTGGAGGAGTTCCCCGAGGCCGTCGTCTCCGCGGACGTGAGCGACGACGGCGAGGTCGGGTACGCGATGGTGTGGGTGACGGACTTCGACTCCCGGCGGCTCCACGAGATAGCGGTCGAACTGCTCGTCGAGCTGATGGAACACGCGGTGAGCCACGCCGAGGACGACGGGGCGGTCTCGGAGTTCGAGGAGCAGATGCTCCAGTTCGACGTGGCCGAGTTCGTCGAGCAGTACCGCCGCGAGCGCGACTTCGCGAGCGAGCACGACACGCCCGCGTGAGCGAACGCGTGTGACACGTTCTGTCGGACGGACGGCACGGGGCACGGCCGCGCGCCGCCCCCCGTTTTCGCCCGCCCGAGCGTCCGACGCCTGTCTGACGGGTAGCTAAGGGTTCGGGGGTGGTGTGTATGCACATGCGCATACGCCGTGGCGAGTTCGAGCGCATCCGCTCCGTCCTCACGGAGGCCGAGCCGGAGGAGCCGATGACGGCCCGCGAGATACTCGCGCTGCTCGACGAGCACGGCGAGGAGTTCGACAGCGCCCACCGGGTCGCGACCGTCCTCGGCCGGCGCGCCGAGCGCGGCGACGTGGAGATCATCCGCGAACAGCCGTACCGCTACCGCATCGGCGGCACCGTCTGAGCCGTCGCGCCGTGGTCGCCGGCGACCGCCACAACCGTTCGCTGGCGGACATCTCCCACGACTCTTAAGTATGTCCCCATTCTCGTGCGAATATATGTCACGAGATATCGAGCGGCGGAAGTTCCTGACGCTGGCCGGCAGCGCGGCGGGCGCGGCGGCGCTCGCGGGCTGTTCGGGCGGCGATTCGACGCCGACCGACGGCGACGACGACGGCGGCGCGACCGCCACGAGCACCGACGGGGAGACGGCCACGGACCGGCCGGAGCCGACGACCCGCGAGGGGTACCTCCAGCGGGCCGGCCGCGTGCTCAACGAGGACGCGCCGTGGATCTTCCTGAACCAGCAGTACAGCGTCTACGGGCTGTCGAGCGAGATCGAGTGGACGCCGCGCAACGACGAGCGCATCGACGGCTACGCAATCGAGCCGCAGGGGTCGAAGTCGTCGATCACCATCTCCCAGTCCTCGATGGACTCGGGGCTGGACCCCCACGACCACCGCGAGACGCCGACGGACAACATCGTCCTGCAGGCGTACGAGGGGCTGCTCACCCGCGACGCGGAGGGCGCCATCGAGGACCAGCTCGCCACGGGCTACGAGCGGCTCGAACCCGGCCGGGTCCGGTTCGAACTGCGCTCCGGCGTCTCGTTCCACAGCGGCGACTCGATGACGAAGCAGGACGTCGCCTTCTCCGTCAACCGCATCGTCCAGTCGGACGTCGGCGGTCTGGAGAGCCCCCAGCGCAGTCAGCTCACGGGCGTTCAGAGCGCGGAGCCGGCCGACGGCGACAACGCCGTCATCGTCAACTCCGACGGCATCAACCCCATCGTCTTCGCCGAGTTCGCGAGCTACTGTGACATCATGAACCGCTCGTGGGTCGAGAGCAACGACAGCGCCTACATCAACTCCAACATGAACGGGACCGGGCCGTACATGCTGGAGACGTACGAGCAGGACGTTCAGGTCGTCTACTCCAGCTACGACGACTACTACGGCGACGCGCCGCCGGCCGACTCGCTCACGATCCAGGGCGTCCCGGAGTCGAGCACCCGCGTCAATCAGCTGCTCTCGGGCGAGACGGACCTCATCGTCAACGTCCCGCCCCAGGACGCCTCCCGCGTCCAGAACTCCGACGACGCGTCGGTTAGCTCGGTGGCGAGCACGCGTATCATCTACAACGCGATGGTGTACAACGCCGAGCCGTTCGACTCGGTCGAGTTCCGCCGCGCGATGAACTACGCCATCGACCTGGAGAGCATCATCGACAACGTCCTCTCCGGGTTCGCGAACCGGACGGCACAGCCGGGGCTTGAGGGCCACTTCGGCTACAACCCCGACCTCGACCCGTTCCCGTACGACGTCGAGGAGGCCGAGCGCCTGGTCGAGGAGAGCGGCTACGCCGGCGCGGAGATAACCCTCCACACGCCGGTCGGGCGCTACCTGAAGGACCTCGAGATCGCGCAGTCCGTCGTCGGCTACCTCGACGAACTGGACAACGTCTCCGCCGAGGTGCAGCAGCGCGACTTCGGCGCGCTCGCCAGCGAGCTGGTGGACGGCGACATCACCACCGGCCCGGACTTCTACCTCATCGGCTGGGGGAACTCCACGTTCGACACGAGCCAGACCATCCTGCCGCTGCTCACCGACGAGGGGGAGCTGTACTCGTACGTGAGCGAGGAGGTCAACGAGCTGATGAGCCAGGCGCAGAGCATGGCGAACGAGAACTGACTCGGTATGTTCGATACCGAGGTATCGGCGTAAATGGCCTCCTTCGGCCGTTTTCTGACGAAGCGCGTCCTGCAGGGGCTCGGTGTCGTCCTCGGGGTCATCACCGTGCTGTTCGTGTTGCGCTACATCACGCCCGGCAACCCCGTGGACGTCATCGCGCCGCTGGACGCGGGCCCGGAGACGCGGAGACGCATCGCGGAGAACCTCGGGCTCGACCAGCCGCTGTACGTCCAGTACTTCGACTACATCGTTTCGCTGTTGCAGGGGGACATGGGCTACTCGTACCGGTCGCGCACGGCCGTCGCGCCGCGCGTGTTCGCGAAGCTCCCGGCGACGCTCGAACTCGCGGTCGCCTCGACGCTCGTCGCCGTGGTCATCTCGATTCCCCTCGGCGTCGTGAGCGCGACGCGCCGCCACGAGTTCCCAGACTACGTCGCGACGCTGTTCTCGCTGCTGGGCATCTCGACGCCGAACTTCTGGCTCGGCGTGATGCTCGTCGTCCTGCTCGCGGTGCAGTTCCAGGTGTTCCCGACCAGCTCCCGGCCGGTCGGGTTCCTCGAAACGGTCGGGAACCTCGTCGTGGTGAGCGGGCCGGAGCAGGGGTGGGCCCTGCCGCTGAACGTCGACGGCTTCGTCGCCGACGCGCGGAACTGGCTGTTCCACCTGTTCCTGCCGGCGGTGACCCTCGGGACGTACTTCACGGCGCTCATCACCCGCCTCACCCGCTCCGGGATGCTCGACCAGCTGGGACAGGGGTACGTGCAGGCGGCCCGCGCGAAGGGCCTGCCGGAGACGCTGGTGCGCTACCGCCACGCGCTCCGGAACACGCTCATCCCCGTCATCACCGTCGTGGGGCTCCAACTGGGGACGCTCATCGGCGGCGCGGTCATCACGGAGGCCGTCTTCGACTGGCCGGGGCTCGGCTCGCTGGTCATCGACGCCATCAACAACCGCGACTGGCCGCTCATCCAGGGCAGCCTCGTCGTCATCGGCAGCGGCTTCGTGTTCGTGAACATCGTCGTCGACGCGCTGTACGCGCGGCTCAATCCGCAGGTGATGGAGTAGATGCCCCTGCTCGACGACCTGTTCGGGGCCGTGTGGAACGCGGTGAAGGGGAGCGTCTCCCCCCGGACGGTACGGAACCTCAAGTCGGAACTGCGCTCCAGCGCGCTGGCGAAGGTCGGTATCGTCCTGCTCGTCGTCGTCATCCTGACGGCGACGTTCGCGCCGCTGGTCGCGCCGTGGAACCCGACGGACCAGA from Halosegnis marinus carries:
- a CDS encoding translation initiation factor eIF-2B, which gives rise to MIDETVAEIEGMQTHSSSVVAVKAAEALRELFDRDYPTVEEYVRDLERNSNALRRANPSHATLHTTQREIVEAVGETGGTDVAAAKERTEEVIAAVVAEVETGKERAAAAAAERLEDGMTVLTHDYSSTLLEAIEMAARDGAHLDVYVTEGRPRYLGRKTARTLAGIDRVDPHLLVDSAAGHVLDDCDVAAFGMTCIVGERYYNRIGTFPISATANELAVPVWVVGSSSKIIESGGFSFENETRSPIEVMREPAEGFTVVNPAYDETPLHLVDTVITDAGVRTP
- a CDS encoding DUF7563 family protein → MANCLNCDSYVSEQYVKVFAPDGFDSVRVCPHCEDKMRDGNDVREARAPRQQ
- a CDS encoding RtcB family protein — translated: MTETFEAGDVTLRRVREFVWEIPPEGDMRVPARVLASRPLLEQIADDRTLEQLRNTTHLPGVTDYALCMPDGHQGYGFPVGGVAGIDAENGCISPGAVGYDINCGVRMMRTDLTYDDVRGREEELVEALFDAVPTGLGGGGVVQGDAPTVEAVLERGVEWALEEGWAVEDDLTHCEDEGRRPDADPDAVSQKAKDRGRNQLGSLGSGNHFLEVQRVTDTFDAATAEAYGLAEDQVVVLIHCGSRGLGHQTCNDYLRRIEQEHADLLADLPDRELAAAPAGSELAERYYGAMCACINFAWVNRQLIMHRTREVFADVFDRPWEEMGMELLYDVAHNIAKKEVHETSAGERELYVHRKGATRAFPAGHPEVPAAYRDTGQPVIIPGSMGAGSYVLSGGEASLSETFGSTAHGAGRLMSRTQAKQEFWGGDVQDGLREGQKVYVKASSGATIAEEAPGVYKDVDEVVRVSDALGIGDKVARTFPVCNIKG
- a CDS encoding DoxX family membrane protein → MSAFEPAHVDYVVPPPSEAADALEYVLGVVSDPANALLLAGGTLAALLALAGATYARGRVPDLAVLADTLDGYRDLVPWMLRLSVGLPTLGAGFAGYYLSPAVPTGSVSEALTAAYPDVLAPLVAPPVVRLLLIGVGFALLTGFLTRATAAVGALLWLTVVPVAPDLLLAMEYPVLFGALVLTGGGRPSADEMFARVAQAEGTYYRRIDPLGEWPRRVRTALIPARRYLPTLLRVGLGGAFVFLGVTQKLLDPARAALVVEKYGLTGVVPVEPGMWVVGAGLTEAGLGLLLLAGLFTRGGAALAFVVLTTTLFGLPDDPVLAHVSVFGLASAVFTLGAGPLSLDRLLADRLASRGDAGRAEGDPAATGD
- a CDS encoding archease, which encodes MTSDTTFALREHTADVAVEATGPDLGALFAAVADGLTAAQTDDLPAGGDRFDLRVAAESREAALFEYLDELIYERDVRGVLPCDNEAAVTGTGDRWVVEASARGLPLDAVAAREVKAVTYSEMAVERVGSGWRAYVVLDV
- a CDS encoding DUF502 domain-containing protein — encoded protein: MPPASPDEGSNGEERPVPDVSPRQAVRRSLITGTAIVLPLAVTLLILNFVLGSISDQLNPLTNAIQDSTFVAPDTQALLIEAVTVAALLVVILVIGFAVEYSQRGEQLGDVFDDLMAAIPGIGSVYTSFNEMSEIMLDSDTDSFQEVKLVEYPGKGSYTVAFKTADTPGVIETDTGHEDMVTLFMPMAPNPVMGGFVIHVSTDRVVDVDLTVEQGIRSIVTSGVAIGGEETPELRGLSESEMRELGHIERIDQQTTPERESPDVRHDDSGFEDHTEEYDASVSPEHSDTPGKIAERERDGGRDATETVPAEQAGRDSERRETTEETPAEASGRDEATREPTDGTPAERSGRDDE
- a CDS encoding GNAT family N-acetyltransferase produces the protein MSATIELRVFERGDDSLVEDAWALKERIRREEGVLRQRRGFFTDAYRRSTTYALVERDLDGENLVGFASVRRDGYILFLAVAPEHRGEGYGKHLVAEVADDYGAVTCHARTTNRSAVAFYEGIGFEIVRRVDDYYEDRGDAYYLKLGEESLSEKLSRFIRR
- a CDS encoding DUF7124 domain-containing protein, which codes for MQGGSADMTLAFELEALKRLADPEAVFADARTWSEYVGVVSDKPTYVVTNFTRKNRIRQDFFSGPRGKAESLENVKRQFETDRHVLIGTTDGDDEAVAEEVGWEFLPVERAAEAAEWDLGDPETTRAEREGDDERDDWP
- a CDS encoding DUF5815 family protein; its protein translation is MAEPRVPGGRGEVLDLPCGEEKRVYDLDMGLREFGCDCGEDHAVVVDVHPLSRFVPEFLVDTLRATVETTGEREFSMTHLMGIVLEEFPEAVVSADVSDDGEVGYAMVWVTDFDSRRLHEIAVELLVELMEHAVSHAEDDGAVSEFEEQMLQFDVAEFVEQYRRERDFASEHDTPA
- a CDS encoding ABC transporter substrate-binding protein — protein: MSRDIERRKFLTLAGSAAGAAALAGCSGGDSTPTDGDDDGGATATSTDGETATDRPEPTTREGYLQRAGRVLNEDAPWIFLNQQYSVYGLSSEIEWTPRNDERIDGYAIEPQGSKSSITISQSSMDSGLDPHDHRETPTDNIVLQAYEGLLTRDAEGAIEDQLATGYERLEPGRVRFELRSGVSFHSGDSMTKQDVAFSVNRIVQSDVGGLESPQRSQLTGVQSAEPADGDNAVIVNSDGINPIVFAEFASYCDIMNRSWVESNDSAYINSNMNGTGPYMLETYEQDVQVVYSSYDDYYGDAPPADSLTIQGVPESSTRVNQLLSGETDLIVNVPPQDASRVQNSDDASVSSVASTRIIYNAMVYNAEPFDSVEFRRAMNYAIDLESIIDNVLSGFANRTAQPGLEGHFGYNPDLDPFPYDVEEAERLVEESGYAGAEITLHTPVGRYLKDLEIAQSVVGYLDELDNVSAEVQQRDFGALASELVDGDITTGPDFYLIGWGNSTFDTSQTILPLLTDEGELYSYVSEEVNELMSQAQSMANEN
- a CDS encoding ABC transporter permease; this encodes MASFGRFLTKRVLQGLGVVLGVITVLFVLRYITPGNPVDVIAPLDAGPETRRRIAENLGLDQPLYVQYFDYIVSLLQGDMGYSYRSRTAVAPRVFAKLPATLELAVASTLVAVVISIPLGVVSATRRHEFPDYVATLFSLLGISTPNFWLGVMLVVLLAVQFQVFPTSSRPVGFLETVGNLVVVSGPEQGWALPLNVDGFVADARNWLFHLFLPAVTLGTYFTALITRLTRSGMLDQLGQGYVQAARAKGLPETLVRYRHALRNTLIPVITVVGLQLGTLIGGAVITEAVFDWPGLGSLVIDAINNRDWPLIQGSLVVIGSGFVFVNIVVDALYARLNPQVME